The following coding sequences lie in one Pseudomonadota bacterium genomic window:
- a CDS encoding tetratricopeptide repeat protein, whose product MDAVTYPNEKLADFINNTVVPLKIQVDSKLAGRFEVKWTPSLLILDGEGKEHYRTTGFMAAEELIPSILLGIGNAHFNRDEFADALAAYEQVLTKHGASDAAPEAMFQRGVAGYKSTHDPKPLKAAYEQLTKKYPKSEWAKRAQPYRLIP is encoded by the coding sequence ATGGATGCAGTTACGTATCCAAACGAGAAATTGGCTGATTTTATCAACAACACGGTTGTTCCTCTGAAGATCCAGGTGGACAGCAAACTCGCCGGACGCTTTGAAGTGAAGTGGACACCCTCTCTCCTGATTCTGGATGGTGAAGGCAAGGAGCATTACCGGACCACGGGCTTCATGGCCGCGGAAGAGCTTATTCCGTCTATCCTGCTCGGGATCGGCAATGCCCATTTCAACAGGGATGAGTTTGCCGATGCCCTGGCCGCCTACGAGCAGGTTCTGACCAAGCATGGGGCAAGCGACGCCGCCCCTGAGGCTATGTTCCAGCGCGGGGTTGCCGGTTACAAGAGTACCCACGATCCCAAACCACTGAAAGCGGCCTATGAGCAGCTGACGAAAAAATATCCGAAAAGTGAGTGGGCGAAACGGGCGCAGCCCTACCGGTTGATCCCGTAA